A region of Alosa alosa isolate M-15738 ecotype Scorff River chromosome 17, AALO_Geno_1.1, whole genome shotgun sequence DNA encodes the following proteins:
- the bik gene encoding bcl-2-interacting killer isoform X1, whose product MYVPFTHMSTFCVISPRSENKMVEQTRPTPNTTTLQAGPVELEDGTLSDVTTREARTIGRQLAQIGDELNQRWAHRLPDQRLLQPLDRTNIFIRARVYRRYFLTEGRGLRNVFALAKLWLNPLINNQPVWVSSLCLSGQRWTTGLLVSTALMATAAVCVALWELKKD is encoded by the exons ATGTATGTGCCATTTACCCACATGTCCACTTTTTGTGTTATTTCCCCCcgctcagaaaacaaaatggtgGAGCAAACGAGACCAACTCCAAACACCACCACTCTCCAGGCTGGTCCTGTGGAGCTGGAGGATGGCACATTATCTGACGTGACCACAAG GGAGGCCCGGACCATTGGTCGGCAGCTGGCCCAGATAGGAGATGAGCTGAACCAGCGCTGGGCCCACCGGCTGCCTGACCAACGGCTACTGCAGCCGCTGGACAGAACAAACATCTTCATCAGAGCCAGAGTCTACAG GCGTTACTTTTTGACGGAGGGGAGGGGTCTCAGAAATGTCTTTGCTCTGGCTAAACTGTGGCTGAATCCTCTAATTAACAACCAGCCTGTCTGG GTGTCCAGTTTATGTCTTTCTGGTCAGCGCTGGACCACAGGTTTGCTGGTGTCCACTGCACTTATGGCCACGGCGGCTGTCTGCGTTGCACTCTGGGAACTGAAAAAGGACTGA
- the mcat gene encoding malonyl-CoA-acyl carrier protein transacylase, mitochondrial, whose product MSFGALFRLGGRQTCVSELSSLRQLSNGVRRSSKNGNDPPSTSNVTSHDPDIDVPEKQQRPKREPGQVSVLLFPGQGSQFVGMGRGLLKYGAVQDMFSVARKILGYDLLSLCLNGPEEDLIKTVHCQPAVFVTSLAAVERLNHENPAAIENCVAAAGFSVGEFAALVFSGAMDFAEGLYAVKIRAEAMQAASEQTPSGMLSVIGKPQAKYNHACLLAREHCQSLGIQDPVCMVANYLFPDGRVIAGHQEALDFLQKNSRQLHFMRTRRLPVSGAFHTPLMEPAVEPLRATLKGLDVRRPEIAVHSNVDGKRYMHDKHVRRLLLKQLVSPVKWEQTLHELFERGEGTAFPQTYEVGPGRQLGATLQKCNMKAYRNYTHIDVTVTEDE is encoded by the exons ATGAGTTTTGGAGCACTTTTCAGACTCGGTGGTAGACAAACCTGTGTCTCCGAGCTTTCATCGCTCAGACAACTTTCAAACGGTGTTCGCCGTAGCTCGAAAAATGGAAACGACCCGCCTTCCACCAGTAATGTTACATCTCACGATCCAGACATTGATGTTCCTGAGAAGCAACAGAGACCCAAAAGAGAACCGGGACAGGTGTCGGTCCTCCTCTTCCCAGGCCAGGGCAGTCAGTTTGTGGGTATGGGACGCGGACTGTTGAAGTATGGAGCTGTCCAGGACATGTTCTCAGTGGCGCGGAAGATACTTGGCTATGATTTGCTCTCTCTATGCCTTAACGGACCCGAGGAGGATCTCATAAAAACAGTTCACTGTCAGCCTGCTGTGTTTGTCACGTCGCTTGCTGCGGTTGAGAGACTAAATCATGAAAACCCAGCC GCCATAGAGAACTGCGTTGCTGCGGCAGGATTTAGTGTTGGGGAATTCGCTGCCTTAGTTTTCTCTGGTGCCATGGACTTCGCAGAAG GTCTGTATGCTGTGAAAATTAGAGCCGAGGCTATGCAGGCAGCCTCGGAGCAGACGCCAAGCGGCATGCTGTCAGTCATTGGCAAACCACAGGCCAAGTACAACCACGCCTGCCTTCTGGCCCGGGAACACTGCCAGTCCCTGGGCATCCAAGACCCTGTCTGCATGGTGGCCAACTATCTTTTCCCAGATGGGAGAGTCATCGCTGGGCATCAGGAG gctctggaCTTCCTGCAGAAGAACTCGCGGCAGCTGCACTTCATGCGCACGCGGCGGCTCCCTGTCAGCGGAGCCTTCCACACGCCACTGATGGAGCCGGCCGTGGAGCCGCTGCGAGCGACGCTCAAGGGCCTGGACGTGCGCCGGCCGGAGATCGCCGTCCACTCCAACGTGGACGGCAAGCGCTACATGCACGACAAGCACGTGCGCCGGCTCCTGCTCAAGCAGCTGGTGTCGCCGGTGAAGTGGGAGCAGACGCTGCACGAGCTGTTCGAGCGTGGCGAGGGGACGGCGTTTCCGCAGACGTACGAGGTGGGGCCCGGCAGACAGCTCGGGGCCACGCTGCAGAAGTGCAACATGAAGGCGTACAGGAACTACACGCACATAGACGTCACTGTGACTGAGGATGAATGA
- the bik gene encoding bcl-2-interacting killer isoform X2 yields MVEQTRPTPNTTTLQAGPVELEDGTLSDVTTREARTIGRQLAQIGDELNQRWAHRLPDQRLLQPLDRTNIFIRARVYRRYFLTEGRGLRNVFALAKLWLNPLINNQPVWVSSLCLSGQRWTTGLLVSTALMATAAVCVALWELKKD; encoded by the exons atggtgGAGCAAACGAGACCAACTCCAAACACCACCACTCTCCAGGCTGGTCCTGTGGAGCTGGAGGATGGCACATTATCTGACGTGACCACAAG GGAGGCCCGGACCATTGGTCGGCAGCTGGCCCAGATAGGAGATGAGCTGAACCAGCGCTGGGCCCACCGGCTGCCTGACCAACGGCTACTGCAGCCGCTGGACAGAACAAACATCTTCATCAGAGCCAGAGTCTACAG GCGTTACTTTTTGACGGAGGGGAGGGGTCTCAGAAATGTCTTTGCTCTGGCTAAACTGTGGCTGAATCCTCTAATTAACAACCAGCCTGTCTGG GTGTCCAGTTTATGTCTTTCTGGTCAGCGCTGGACCACAGGTTTGCTGGTGTCCACTGCACTTATGGCCACGGCGGCTGTCTGCGTTGCACTCTGGGAACTGAAAAAGGACTGA
- the ttll1 gene encoding probable tubulin polyglutamylase TTLL1: MKILLPAARVGAMAGKVKWVTDIEKSVLINNFEKRGWIQVAESEDWNFYWMSIQTIRNVFSVDTGYRLSDEQMVNHFPNHYELTRKDLMIKNIKRYRKELEKEGSPLAEKDENGKYIFLDFVPVTFMLPADYNLFVEEFRKSPSSTWIMKPCGKAQGKGIFLINKLSQIKKWSRDSRTSTFMAASSGKEAYVISLYIDNPLLIGGKKFDLRLYVLVTTYRPLKCYMYKLGFCRFCTVKYTPSTSELDNMFVHLTNVAIQKHGDDYNHVHGGKWTVSNLRLYLESTRGKEVTSRLFDQIHWIMVQSLKAVASVMNNDKHCFECYGYDIIIDDKLKPWLIEVNASPSLTSSTANDRILKYNLINDTLNIVTPNSEIPDCRWNRSPPKEALGNYQVLYDEEQALSEGADRDLRSRSGQSLGSKGSRSSSVRPTPATWK; the protein is encoded by the exons ATGAAAATACTCCTGCCTGCAG CCCGGGTTGGTGCCATGGCTGGTAAGGTGAAGTGGGTGACAGACATTGAGAAATCTGTGCTTATAAATAATTTCGAGAAGAGGGGATGGATCCAGGTTGCTGAAAGTGAAGACTGGAATTTTTATTG gATGAGCATCCAGACCATTAGAAATGTATTTAGTGTGGATACCGGCTACCGCCTCTCAGATGAGCAGATGGTCAACCACTTCCCCAACCACTATGAATTGACAAGGAAGGACCTCATGATCAAGAACATCAAACGCTACAGGAAGGAACTGGAAAAGGAGGGGAGTCCTCTGGCAGAGAAGGATGAAAATGGAAAATACATCTTTCTAG atttcGTCCCAGTGACGTTCATGCTCCCCGCGGACTACAACCTTTTTGTGGAGGAGTTCCGGAAGAGTCCGTCCAGCACGTGGATTATGAAGCCATGCGGCAAGGCACAGGGGAAAGGCATCTTCCTCATCAACAAACTCTCACAGATTAAGAAGTGGTCTCGGGACAGCAGAACGTCAAC GTTCATGGCTGCATCAAGTGGCAAAGAGGCCTATGTCATTTCCCTGTATATTGATAATCCTCTGTTGATTGGTGGAAAGAAGTTTGACCTGAGATTGTACGTGCTGGTCACTACGTACAGGCCTCTCAAGTGTTACAT GTATAAACTGGGATTCTGCAGGTTCTGCACAGTGAAATATACTCCCAGCACTAGTGAGCTGGACAACATGTTTGTGCACCTGACCAACGTGGCCATTCAGAAACATGGG GATGATTATAATCACGTACACGGGGGCAAGTGGACAGTGAGCAATCTGCGTCTGTACTTGGAGAGCACCAGAGGGAAGGAGGTGACCAGCAGACTCTTTGACCAGATCCACTGGATCATGGTGCAGTCTCTGAAGGCAGTGGCC TCTGTGATGAACAATGATAAGCACTGCTTCGAATGCTATGGATATGACATCATAATTGATGACAAACTGAAACCATGGCTTATTGAG GTAAACGCCTCTCCTTCACTCACGTCCAGCACAGCCAATGATCGCATCCTCAAGTACAACTTGATCAACGACACACTCAACATAGTCACCCCCAACTCTGAAATTCCAGACTGCCGATGGAACCGAAGCCCGCCCAAGGAGGCGCTGGGGAATTACCAAGTCCT ATATGATGAGGAGCAGGCCTTGAGCGAAGGTGCGGACCGCGACCTCCGCAGCCGCTCGGGCCAGTCCCTGGGGTCAAAGGGCAGCCGGTCAAGCAGCGTGCGCCCCACCCCGGCCACCTGGAAGTGA